The Flavobacterium marginilacus genome window below encodes:
- a CDS encoding SusC/RagA family TonB-linked outer membrane protein, producing the protein MAQITFAQERSVSGIVTDNAGMPLPGVSVLVKGTKNGTQSDFDGKYTIKAAPIDVLVFSYIGMKSTEKSASSTSLNIKLTSDATELESVVVVGYGTQKRKEVTGSITSVKGSDLKNLVTASFESQLAGRAAGVQITTPSGILGAAPIFRIRGIASITGGTYPLVIVDGMPIVTGDTGGVAQTNGLGDINPNDIESYEVLKDGASTAIYGSRAANGVILITTKSGKKGNLKTSFDSSVGFSNAVETYDLLQTPDFITISNEKGAPTVWAAGTTYNTDWQKATMRNNAQQVTNNLSVSGGSDKSKFYLSLGSTDQEGLAKANDMKRYTARTNIDASVTKWLNIGTNIGLTKTDYNGLNTGGTTGNALSGSIYAATKMLPNTPIYDEANPTGYNLDLVNNRVGQWDNKIAIANNLPNIVYIMDKNKYSSKITRILASAFANAKITKDLNFKVQGSIDNSINKGFQYLNPLNGDGFSNKGYVYNDDTEFLRYNVQNILTYNKTFAEKHTIGITAVSEYQKEKYETFWGSGATLLDGFYNEGLITNSYTTKDSGGSQYENGIISYVGRLNYDYGKKYFFQVSIRRDGISKLADATRWNNFTGFSGGWTISNEDFMESIRSVVSDLKIRGSYSEVGNTDIGNYPYKGLAIASPYGSLNGFGYSQFGNDQLQWERSKKTDYGADLGLFDDKLRFTFDYFSNDVDQLILAAPQSPSLGIPGNTSTPYGVINKNIGALYNKGLEFSASYKMVKGNFTWDITGNLTLIKNKITKLNQGQDILFDYNIIREGEPLKALYGYRYYGVNPANGNPVYYKADNSLVQGNANTQTYTVFDPANPSAAGASSTLDSAKDKSVLGNSLPTYYGGLNNTFTYKGVDFGFMFRFSGGNKIFNATRRDLVTQDFSNNGTEILGRWQSAANPGDGWTPRIVGGSNTFTNLTGHLSTRFLEDGDFISLDNITLGYTLPKSFTQKISIDSFRIYALGQGLAMFTDYSGINPEMQNTQVTQYSGVDYIGTPRVKTISIGVNVNF; encoded by the coding sequence ATGGCGCAAATCACATTTGCACAAGAAAGATCTGTTTCAGGAATTGTTACCGACAATGCAGGAATGCCTTTACCAGGGGTTAGTGTATTAGTAAAAGGAACAAAAAATGGAACTCAATCAGATTTTGATGGTAAGTACACTATCAAAGCAGCACCAATTGACGTATTGGTATTTAGCTATATAGGTATGAAATCCACAGAAAAATCTGCAAGTTCAACCTCACTTAACATTAAATTAACGAGTGATGCAACTGAACTAGAAAGTGTAGTTGTAGTAGGATACGGTACTCAAAAAAGAAAAGAGGTTACTGGATCTATAACTAGCGTAAAAGGTTCGGATTTAAAGAATTTGGTAACTGCCAGTTTTGAATCTCAATTAGCAGGTAGAGCAGCAGGTGTGCAAATTACTACTCCATCAGGAATATTAGGAGCAGCTCCAATTTTCAGAATTAGAGGTATTGCTTCTATAACTGGTGGTACTTATCCTTTGGTAATTGTTGACGGTATGCCTATAGTAACAGGTGATACTGGTGGTGTAGCACAAACAAATGGTTTGGGAGATATCAATCCAAACGATATAGAATCCTATGAGGTTTTAAAAGATGGTGCTTCTACAGCAATCTATGGATCTCGTGCTGCAAATGGTGTAATCTTGATTACAACAAAAAGTGGTAAAAAAGGGAATCTTAAAACCAGTTTCGATAGTTCAGTCGGTTTTTCTAATGCTGTAGAGACATACGATTTGTTACAAACTCCAGACTTTATAACTATTTCGAATGAAAAAGGAGCTCCAACTGTATGGGCTGCAGGGACTACTTACAATACAGATTGGCAAAAAGCGACAATGAGAAACAATGCGCAGCAAGTAACAAATAACCTATCCGTTAGTGGAGGTTCTGACAAAAGTAAATTCTATTTATCATTAGGCTCTACTGACCAGGAAGGACTTGCGAAAGCTAACGATATGAAACGTTATACCGCTAGAACAAATATTGATGCTAGTGTAACAAAATGGTTAAACATTGGAACCAATATAGGACTTACCAAAACAGACTATAATGGTTTGAATACTGGAGGTACAACAGGTAATGCTCTTTCTGGTAGTATTTACGCGGCTACAAAAATGTTACCTAATACACCTATCTACGACGAAGCTAATCCAACTGGATATAACCTAGATTTAGTAAACAATAGAGTTGGTCAATGGGATAATAAAATTGCAATTGCAAATAACCTACCAAATATTGTTTATATCATGGATAAAAACAAATATTCATCAAAAATAACTAGAATTTTAGCGAGTGCTTTTGCTAACGCAAAAATTACAAAAGATTTGAATTTTAAAGTTCAAGGAAGTATTGACAATTCAATCAATAAAGGGTTTCAATATCTTAATCCTTTAAATGGTGATGGTTTTTCAAACAAAGGTTATGTTTATAACGATGATACTGAATTTTTACGTTATAACGTCCAAAATATTTTAACGTATAACAAAACATTTGCTGAAAAACATACTATTGGTATAACAGCTGTATCTGAATATCAAAAAGAAAAGTACGAAACTTTCTGGGGTTCAGGAGCAACATTACTAGATGGGTTTTACAACGAAGGATTAATTACAAATTCATATACAACCAAAGATTCAGGTGGTTCTCAATACGAGAATGGTATTATATCTTACGTTGGCCGCCTTAACTATGACTATGGCAAAAAATATTTCTTTCAAGTTTCAATCCGTAGAGATGGAATTTCAAAATTAGCTGATGCAACAAGATGGAATAATTTCACCGGATTTTCTGGAGGATGGACTATCTCTAATGAAGATTTCATGGAGTCAATTCGTTCTGTAGTTTCTGATTTAAAAATTAGAGGTTCTTATTCTGAAGTTGGTAATACCGATATAGGAAACTATCCTTATAAAGGACTTGCTATAGCATCACCATACGGATCATTAAATGGATTTGGATATTCTCAATTTGGTAATGATCAGTTGCAATGGGAAAGAAGTAAAAAAACAGATTATGGTGCAGATTTAGGTTTATTTGATGATAAATTAAGATTCACTTTTGATTATTTCTCTAATGATGTAGATCAATTAATTTTAGCTGCTCCTCAAAGTCCTTCATTAGGTATTCCTGGTAATACAAGTACTCCATATGGAGTAATTAACAAGAATATAGGTGCACTATATAATAAAGGTTTAGAGTTTTCTGCAAGTTACAAAATGGTAAAAGGTAATTTCACTTGGGATATCACTGGTAACTTAACTCTTATTAAAAATAAAATCACTAAGTTAAATCAAGGACAAGACATCCTTTTTGACTACAACATCATTAGAGAAGGCGAACCATTAAAAGCGCTTTACGGTTACAGATATTATGGAGTAAATCCTGCAAATGGAAATCCCGTATATTACAAAGCGGATAACAGCTTAGTACAAGGAAATGCAAATACACAAACTTACACTGTTTTTGACCCCGCTAATCCAAGCGCAGCAGGTGCTTCAAGTACATTAGATTCTGCAAAAGACAAATCTGTTTTAGGAAACAGTTTGCCTACTTATTATGGTGGATTAAATAATACCTTTACTTACAAGGGGGTTGATTTTGGATTTATGTTTAGATTTAGTGGTGGAAATAAAATTTTCAATGCTACGCGTAGAGATCTAGTAACTCAAGATTTCTCTAATAATGGTACCGAGATTTTAGGAAGATGGCAAAGTGCAGCCAATCCTGGTGATGGCTGGACTCCGAGAATTGTTGGAGGATCTAATACATTTACAAATTTAACAGGTCACTTAAGCACACGTTTTCTTGAAGATGGTGACTTCATATCTTTAGACAATATCACTTTAGGATATACATTACCTAAGTCATTTACTCAAAAAATTAGTATTGATAGTTTCCGTATTTATGCTTTAGGGCAAGGATTGGCAATGTTTACTGACTACTCAGGAATTAATCCAGAAATGCAAAACACACAAGTTACTCAATATTCAGGTGTAGATTACATTGGAACACCAAGAGTAAAAACAATTTCAATAGGTGTCAATGTTAACTTTTAA
- the rpsL gene encoding 30S ribosomal protein S12: protein MPTIQQLVRTGRTQITKKSKSVALDSCPQRRGVCTRVYTTTPKKPNSAMRKVARVRLTNGNEVNAYIPGEGHNLQEHSIVLVRGGRVKDLPGVRYHIVRGALDTSGVAGRTQRRSKYGAKRPKETKK, encoded by the coding sequence ATGCCAACTATTCAACAATTAGTAAGAACAGGAAGAACTCAGATCACTAAGAAGAGTAAATCGGTTGCTTTAGATTCTTGTCCACAACGTCGTGGTGTTTGTACGCGTGTTTACACAACTACTCCAAAAAAACCAAACTCTGCAATGCGTAAAGTAGCGCGTGTACGTTTGACTAATGGAAATGAGGTAAATGCTTACATCCCAGGTGAAGGACATAATCTGCAGGAGCACTCGATAGTATTAGTGCGAGGCGGAAGAGTAAAAGATTTACCAGGAGTTAGGTATCACATTGTTCGTGGTGCACTTGACACATCAGGTGTAGCAGGAAGAACGCAGCGTCGTTCAAAATATGGTGCAAAACGTCCAAAAGAAACTAAAAAGTAA
- the rpsG gene encoding 30S ribosomal protein S7: MRKRAAKKRPLLPDPRFNDQLVTRFVNNLMWDGKKSTAFKVFYDAIDIIETKKQNDEKTSLEIWKDALTNVMPHVEVRSRRVGGATFQIPMQIRPDRKISMAMKWLILYARRRNEKSMAQRLASECLAAAKEEGAAVKKRMDTHKMAEANKAFSHFRF, from the coding sequence ATGAGAAAAAGAGCGGCAAAGAAAAGACCACTTTTACCAGATCCAAGGTTTAATGACCAATTGGTAACACGTTTTGTAAATAACTTAATGTGGGATGGTAAGAAATCAACAGCTTTTAAAGTTTTTTATGATGCAATTGATATCATTGAAACTAAAAAGCAAAATGACGAAAAAACTTCATTAGAAATCTGGAAAGATGCTTTAACAAACGTTATGCCTCACGTAGAAGTACGTAGCCGTAGAGTTGGTGGAGCTACATTTCAAATTCCAATGCAGATCAGACCAGACAGAAAAATTTCTATGGCTATGAAATGGTTAATTCTTTATGCAAGAAGAAGAAACGAAAAATCTATGGCTCAGAGATTGGCTTCAGAGTGTTTAGCTGCGGCTAAAGAAGAAGGAGCAGCTGTTAAGAAAAGAATGGATACTCACAAAATGGCAGAAGCTAACAAAGCTTTCTCTCACTTTAGATTTTAA
- the fusA gene encoding elongation factor G, whose product MARDLKYTRNIGIAAHIDAGKTTTTERILFYTGKSHKIGEVHDGAATMDWMAQEQERGITITSAATTCEWNFPTEQGKVLPETLPYHFNIIDTPGHVDFTVEVNRSLRVLDGLVFLFSAVDGVEPQSETNWRLADQYRVPRMGFVNKMDRQGSNFLNVCQQVRDMLKSNAVAITLPIGEENDFKGVVDLVKNQAIVWHDATQGATFDIIDIPADMVNEVKEYRDILIEAVADYDENLLDKYMEDPESITEDEINKALRAATMDMAIIPMIAGSSFKNKGVQFMLDAVCKYLPSPMDKEGITGIHPDDAELLEEDQTTILRKPDVKEPFAALAFKIATDPFVGRLAFFRAYSGRLDAGSYVLNTRSGNKERISRIYQMHANKQNPIEYIEAGDIGAAVGFKDIKTGDTLCDEKHPIILESMKFPAPVIGIAIEPKTKADVDKMGMALAKLAEEDPTFTVRTDEASGQTIISGMGELHLDILVDRMKREFKVEVNQGEPQVEYKEAFTKSAQHRETYKKQSGGRGKFGDIVFVLEPADEVDGKVPVGLQFINSVKGGNVPKEYIPSVEKGFREAMKTGPLAGYQVDSLKVTLLDGSFHPVDSDALSFELAARMGYREVAKAAGAVILEPIMKMEVITPEENMGDIVGDINRRRGQVNDMGDRNGAKTIKADVPLSEMFGYVTTLRTLSSGRATSTMEFSHYAETPSNISEAVIKKAKGNA is encoded by the coding sequence ATGGCTAGAGATCTTAAATATACAAGAAACATAGGAATTGCGGCTCACATTGATGCTGGTAAAACAACAACAACTGAGCGTATATTATTCTATACTGGAAAATCACATAAAATTGGTGAAGTACACGATGGTGCTGCAACAATGGACTGGATGGCACAAGAGCAGGAAAGAGGTATTACTATTACTTCTGCTGCTACAACTTGTGAGTGGAATTTTCCAACTGAACAAGGTAAAGTTTTACCTGAAACATTGCCTTATCACTTTAACATTATCGATACTCCTGGTCACGTTGATTTTACCGTAGAGGTAAATCGTTCTTTGCGTGTATTGGATGGTTTGGTTTTCTTATTTAGTGCTGTTGATGGTGTTGAGCCTCAATCTGAAACTAACTGGAGATTAGCTGATCAATATCGTGTACCACGTATGGGGTTTGTTAATAAAATGGATAGACAAGGTTCTAACTTTTTGAATGTATGTCAGCAAGTTAGAGATATGTTGAAATCAAACGCTGTTGCGATCACTTTGCCAATTGGTGAAGAAAATGATTTCAAAGGTGTCGTTGATTTAGTTAAAAATCAAGCGATTGTATGGCATGATGCTACACAAGGAGCTACTTTTGATATTATCGATATCCCTGCGGATATGGTTAATGAAGTGAAGGAATACAGAGATATCCTTATCGAAGCGGTTGCTGATTATGATGAAAACTTGCTTGATAAATACATGGAAGATCCAGAGTCTATCACAGAAGATGAAATCAATAAAGCATTGAGAGCTGCAACTATGGATATGGCAATCATTCCTATGATTGCTGGTTCTTCTTTCAAAAACAAAGGGGTTCAATTCATGTTAGATGCAGTATGTAAATACTTGCCATCTCCAATGGATAAAGAAGGTATTACTGGGATTCACCCAGATGATGCTGAATTGCTTGAAGAAGATCAAACTACTATTTTGCGTAAACCAGATGTAAAAGAGCCTTTCGCTGCTTTGGCATTTAAGATTGCTACTGACCCATTCGTAGGTCGTTTGGCTTTCTTCCGTGCTTATTCAGGAAGACTTGATGCTGGTTCTTATGTGTTGAATACTCGTTCTGGTAACAAAGAGAGAATTTCCCGTATCTACCAAATGCACGCTAACAAACAAAATCCAATCGAATATATTGAGGCTGGAGATATTGGAGCTGCTGTTGGATTTAAAGATATTAAGACTGGAGATACATTGTGTGATGAAAAACACCCAATCATTCTTGAGTCTATGAAATTTCCTGCTCCGGTAATTGGTATTGCTATTGAGCCTAAAACTAAAGCTGACGTTGATAAAATGGGTATGGCTTTGGCTAAATTGGCTGAAGAGGATCCAACTTTTACAGTTAGAACTGATGAGGCTTCGGGACAAACTATTATCTCTGGTATGGGTGAGCTTCACTTAGATATCTTGGTTGATCGTATGAAACGTGAATTCAAGGTTGAAGTGAACCAAGGTGAGCCTCAAGTTGAGTACAAAGAAGCGTTTACTAAATCTGCTCAGCATAGAGAAACTTATAAAAAACAATCTGGAGGTCGTGGTAAATTCGGTGATATCGTATTTGTACTAGAGCCTGCTGATGAAGTTGATGGTAAAGTTCCTGTTGGGTTGCAGTTTATTAATTCAGTAAAAGGTGGTAACGTGCCAAAAGAATATATTCCTTCTGTAGAGAAAGGTTTCCGTGAAGCTATGAAAACTGGTCCTTTAGCAGGTTACCAAGTAGATAGTTTAAAGGTTACTTTATTGGATGGATCTTTCCACCCTGTGGATTCTGATGCGCTTTCTTTTGAATTAGCAGCTAGAATGGGTTATAGAGAAGTAGCAAAAGCTGCTGGAGCTGTAATTCTTGAGCCAATCATGAAAATGGAAGTTATTACGCCAGAAGAAAATATGGGGGATATCGTAGGAGATATTAACCGTCGTAGAGGTCAGGTGAATGACATGGGTGACAGAAATGGTGCAAAAACTATTAAAGCTGATGTTCCATTATCAGAAATGTTTGGATATGTTACTACATTAAGAACATTGTCTTCTGGTAGAGCAACATCTACTATGGAATTTTCACACTATGCAGAAACGCCTTCTAATATTTCAGAAGCAGTAATCAAAAAAGCAAAAGGAAACGCTTAA
- the rpsJ gene encoding 30S ribosomal protein S10: MSQKIRIKLKSYDHMLVDKSAEKIVKTVKTTGAVVTGPIPLPTHKKLFTVLRSPHVNKKAREQFEVMSYKRLIDIYSSSSKTIDALMKLELPSGVEVEIKV, encoded by the coding sequence ATGAGTCAAAAAATCAGAATAAAACTAAAATCTTACGATCACATGTTGGTGGATAAGTCTGCTGAGAAGATTGTAAAAACAGTAAAAACTACTGGTGCTGTTGTAACTGGTCCAATTCCATTACCAACACACAAAAAACTTTTTACAGTATTGCGTTCTCCGCACGTAAACAAAAAAGCAAGAGAGCAATTTGAAGTAATGTCATATAAGAGATTAATTGATATTTATTCATCTTCTTCTAAAACTATTGATGCTTTAATGAAGCTTGAATTACCAAGCGGAGTTGAAGTTGAAATCAAAGTTTAA